Sequence from the Egibacter rhizosphaerae genome:
CCGAGCGTCGGAGACAGCCCGACGACGTCCAGCGCGCCCTCCACGAAGGCGGCGAGTTCGGGGGACGGCTGGGTCTCCGCCTCCGCGGCCAGCCCCAGCAGCGGGAGCAGTACGACCAGGCCGATCCCCTCGGCCAGACCGGACGCCAGGGCGAGCGCGACGAGGATCACGGAGCGACGGGGATACTGCTTCAATATCCCGACGATGGCGCTGACCGTGGTTCGGTCGGTGCGCGTGTCCAGGTCGCTCATTGGTCGGAGATCCTTATGCCGGCCGGGATGTCGTGCGCCTGCTGCGATCCCCGATGAGGTGATGGCGTCTGGGTTACGCCGGCGGTGGATGGCGTGCCGAAGGCGTGGAACTCCTCTGACAGGCGGAGGGGTCGACCGTCGACCTCGACCCAGGCGTGCGCGGCGAGCTCGTCTCCGACTCGGCGGATGCCGAGGCGTGTCGTGGCGTTCCAGCGGTGGAGGAGTCGGCAGGCGACGAAGGACTCCCGGAGACATGGCCCTCGACCGAAGGGCCACAGCCGGGCGACACGAACGACGGCTTGGTGGCGGCGCTCTGCCCGAGGTGGGAGTGGGGGTGGGTCGCGGTCGGTCGCCACGGCCCCGGACGCCCCCTGTAGGTCGAGGGGCACGCCGAGCAGCCGGGCGGCGCGGCGCAATGGCAGCACGCGGACGACGACTTCTGCCAGGGAGAACTCGGCCAGTGCTCGGAGCGTCAGCAAGTTCTCGCGCAGCGAGCGTCGCGCGGTCCGCCGCAGCATGCGAAGGACGCGTCGGCGAGCACGCCGGCTCACCCGGGGAAGCAGCCGCGCCGAGCGGCCCCCGTGGTTTGAGCCCATCCCTCGCCTCCCGTCGTTCCTGCGGTCCATCCTTCTTGGCGTCATCCGAATCTCGCCGATGCGCTCACGACGAGGCTTACGCGGCCATCAGATCCAACAGTCGTTCCCCGAGGTCGTCCCGGAAGGGTGGGCCCCACGGGACGGTGGCGACCAACACGCGAACCGAACGGGCGATCACGCCTGCGCCGTCGAACTGCCGTTGGACTACGTGGGGTTCGAGCAGGCCGTTCACACGGGGGAAGTTGATGAGACGGAACATCGCTCCCGCCGTGGGCATCAACTCGGCCGTGAGTTCCTCCGCGTTCCGGCTCGGGCGCGGGATGACGAGGGTGTCGAGCGGCACCGAGTCCTGCGAGGTCAACGGGGGCACGACCGCGTCCCGCCCGTCCGGCATGGTGATGCGGTCGGCGTTCGGCAGGCGGTCGAGCAGGGAAACCGAGCCCTTGCGCAGCCGGATGGCCACGTTGCCCGCGAGGCACCGAGGACCGTCATCGTTCTCGACGACGAGCACGTCCTCGGCGATGTGCCGCGCACCCGCGGCGCAACTGGCGATGGCGAGCGTCGACTTGCCCATGCCGGAGTGGCCGACAAACGCGAGCGCCCGCCCGCCCGCCTCAACGGCACTGGCATGCAGGACCAACGCACCGCGTACTGACGCGATGAAAGCCAAGGTCGTACCCGCGAGCAGGACGTCGACGAGCCCGTCGTCGGCATTGTGGTCCCGTTGGTACTCCACCCGACTGAGATCGGGGGAGACGTGAACATCGCAGTGGTTGAAGAAGCGCAGCAGGTAGCCGTCCTCGCGGCGGGCTCCCGCGTAGAATCGCCGATGCCCTTCACCAGGGTCGACGACGGGCTCCCCCTCGGGGAACCGGTCACCTACGGCGGTTCGGGGCCCGGCGAGGAAGTCGACCTCGGCAGGGTCCTCTGTGGTTCGGGCGGGTAGCCCCGGCAAGGGGTGGTCGCTGCTGATGTTCAGACCACACGAGCGGTACGCATAGCTCGTTCGAGCCGCTCGCGACCACTGTTCGTCGCCGACCTGGTGCACAGGGGCTGATCGACTCGATTCCCGCGCTCGCTCAGTCAAGGTCTCCCCCGTACCCTTGCTCCGATGCAGACCGGAGACGATGTGTTGTATCGGATGACGCCACTCGAGATCGCTCGGGGCTTCGTGCTCGACGACGACCCGGCTCGGCGTGTCCGTCCCGCCTCCTCGCCCCCGCCCGAC
This genomic interval carries:
- a CDS encoding lasso peptide biosynthesis B2 protein, with the protein product MLRRTARRSLRENLLTLRALAEFSLAEVVVRVLPLRRAARLLGVPLDLQGASGAVATDRDPPPLPPRAERRHQAVVRVARLWPFGRGPCLRESFVACRLLHRWNATTRLGIRRVGDELAAHAWVEVDGRPLRLSEEFHAFGTPSTAGVTQTPSPHRGSQQAHDIPAGIRISDQ